In Sphingopyxis sp. 113P3, one DNA window encodes the following:
- a CDS encoding ABC-type transport auxiliary lipoprotein family protein: MLRSLRLPVLAALATATLSACVSFGAKPPPFLLTLSPDVSPSAGEARTANEAQALTILIPTAPQKLRTQRIPVQQDDASIAYVKDAQWVEAPQRLFQRLLSETVAARSNRVVLDEGQYLTAPGEQLAGQLMEFGVDEATNEAVVVYQAMLVNSGGKSVTQRRFEAREPVGGKIEPKRVGEALSAAANRVAGEVAGWLAG; the protein is encoded by the coding sequence ATGCTCCGCAGCCTACGCCTCCCCGTGCTCGCCGCTCTCGCGACGGCGACGCTGTCCGCCTGCGTCAGCTTCGGCGCCAAGCCACCGCCCTTCCTGCTGACGCTCAGCCCCGATGTCTCGCCCTCGGCGGGCGAGGCTCGCACCGCGAACGAGGCACAGGCGCTCACCATCCTCATCCCCACCGCGCCGCAGAAGCTGCGTACCCAGCGCATCCCCGTGCAGCAGGATGATGCCAGCATTGCCTATGTGAAGGATGCGCAATGGGTCGAGGCGCCGCAGCGCCTGTTCCAGCGCCTGCTCTCCGAAACGGTCGCGGCCCGCTCGAACCGCGTCGTCCTCGATGAAGGGCAGTATCTGACAGCTCCGGGCGAACAGCTTGCAGGTCAGTTGATGGAGTTCGGCGTCGACGAGGCGACCAACGAGGCCGTCGTTGTTTATCAGGCGATGCTGGTGAACAGCGGGGGCAAGAGCGTCACCCAGCGTCGCTTCGAAGCGCGCGAGCCGGTCGGCGGAAAGATCGAACCGAAGCGGGTAGGTGAAGCCTTGAGTGCAGCTGCGAACAGGGTCGCAGGCGAAGTCGCGGGATGGCTGGCGGGTTAG
- a CDS encoding MlaD family protein → METRSNNVLVGAFVLFFTLAIAIFVVWMANDSGGAKREYDIFFKQSVDGLNKGSQVQFSGVPVGQVRQIELWRDDPQFVRVRIEVDETVPILQGTTAALEGVGFTGVSQISLDGAVKGAPPITDKGPAGKPVIPNRVGGLGEILNTAPQLLQRLSTLTERLAELADDKNQESFSAILKNVEQSTAILARNGPALEAALADTRIAIQQTGNAAEQIGNLAASAQGTIDRNVDPAMQNLRNTLASANESMKTLESAIADARPGLKTFSETTIPEANALIRDLRRTSTSLSSLTDKLDQQGAGAVIGGSKLPDYKP, encoded by the coding sequence ATGGAAACTCGCTCGAACAATGTGCTGGTGGGCGCCTTCGTGCTCTTCTTCACCCTCGCGATTGCGATCTTCGTCGTCTGGATGGCAAATGACAGCGGCGGCGCCAAGCGCGAGTATGACATATTCTTCAAGCAGTCGGTCGACGGGCTGAACAAGGGATCGCAGGTCCAGTTCTCGGGCGTGCCAGTGGGCCAGGTGCGCCAGATCGAACTGTGGCGGGACGATCCGCAATTCGTGCGCGTGCGCATCGAGGTCGACGAAACCGTCCCCATCCTTCAAGGGACCACCGCCGCGCTCGAGGGTGTCGGTTTCACCGGCGTTTCCCAGATTTCGCTCGACGGCGCGGTGAAGGGCGCCCCGCCCATCACGGACAAGGGACCCGCCGGCAAGCCCGTGATACCGAACCGGGTCGGCGGCCTCGGCGAGATCCTCAACACCGCGCCGCAGCTCCTTCAGCGCCTGTCTACCCTGACCGAGCGGCTCGCCGAACTCGCGGACGACAAGAATCAGGAGAGCTTTTCCGCCATCCTGAAAAATGTCGAGCAATCCACGGCGATCCTCGCCCGCAACGGACCGGCGCTCGAAGCAGCGCTTGCCGACACGCGCATCGCGATCCAGCAGACGGGCAATGCAGCCGAGCAGATCGGGAACCTCGCCGCCTCGGCGCAGGGGACGATCGACCGTAACGTCGATCCCGCGATGCAGAATCTGCGCAACACGCTCGCGTCCGCGAATGAATCCATGAAGACGCTCGAAAGCGCGATCGCGGACGCCCGCCCCGGCCTCAAGACCTTCAGCGAAACGACAATCCCCGAAGCCAACGCGCTGATCCGCGACCTTCGCCGTACCTCCACCTCGCTATCCAGCTTGACCGACAAGCTCGACCAGCAGGGCGCTGGGGCGGTAATCGGCGGCAGCAAGCTCCCCGATTACAAGCCATGA
- a CDS encoding ABC transporter ATP-binding protein — MTEEEEQDEIRQELASADAVRPEKFDVAIRVRGLVNQFGDAVIHDHLDLDVRSGEILGVVGGSGTGKSVLMRSIVGLQTPAAGEIEVYGKSLDTIADEEESRDLRRRWGVMFQGGALFSTLSVAENIQVPLREYYPRLDQALLDEIAAYKVAMVGLPPDAGPKFPAELSGGMVKRAGLARALALDPALLFLDEPTAGLDPIGAAKFDELIRELADTMGLTVFLITHDLDSLYATCDRVAVLAEKKVIAVGTIPELLATEHPWIQDYFNGPRGRAATTAHGRAAHDRKS; from the coding sequence ATGACCGAGGAAGAGGAGCAGGACGAAATCCGGCAGGAGCTTGCGTCGGCTGACGCGGTGCGGCCCGAGAAATTCGACGTCGCGATCCGCGTACGCGGTCTCGTCAACCAGTTTGGCGACGCGGTAATCCACGACCATCTCGACCTCGACGTGCGCTCGGGGGAGATATTGGGCGTCGTCGGGGGTTCCGGGACCGGCAAGTCGGTGCTGATGCGTTCGATCGTCGGGCTGCAAACCCCCGCCGCTGGCGAAATCGAGGTTTATGGCAAGTCGCTCGACACCATCGCCGATGAAGAGGAATCGCGTGACCTTCGCCGTCGCTGGGGTGTGATGTTTCAGGGCGGCGCGCTCTTCTCGACGCTGAGCGTCGCTGAAAATATCCAGGTCCCGCTCCGCGAATATTATCCAAGGCTCGACCAGGCCCTGCTCGACGAGATCGCCGCCTACAAGGTCGCGATGGTCGGCCTGCCGCCCGATGCCGGACCCAAGTTCCCGGCCGAACTCTCGGGCGGCATGGTCAAGCGTGCCGGGCTGGCCCGCGCGCTGGCCCTCGACCCTGCGCTCCTGTTCCTTGATGAACCCACCGCCGGGCTCGACCCAATCGGCGCTGCCAAGTTTGACGAGCTGATCCGCGAGCTCGCCGACACGATGGGCCTCACGGTCTTTCTCATTACCCACGATCTCGATTCGCTTTATGCGACCTGCGACCGCGTCGCCGTGCTCGCCGAGAAAAAGGTGATCGCGGTGGGCACCATCCCGGAACTGCTTGCCACTGAGCATCCCTGGATACAGGATTATTTCAACGGGCCGCGCGGCCGCGCCGCGACAACCGCGCATGGTCGCGCTGCGCACGACAGGAAAAGCTGA
- a CDS encoding ABC transporter permease, which yields MAASADFETDEGADGVDVRFTGRLTLARLGDLPARLDALGPIAALDLSDVERIDTVGAWIVTRTARAHDAKVTGASEDAQRLLKALAEDKSDYRVHPDRRPMWTRMLEQLGSASLGVWNEFIGIVGFFGAMIVAFITQLRARRRIRWHAIVTRFQSVGVDALPIIGLMSFLIGIVIAQQGAVQLRQFGLEVFTINLVGRASIRELGLLMTAIMVAGRSGSAFAAQIGTMKLTEEVDAMRTIGVSPMEAIVLPRVAASTIIMPLLGFYASLCAIIGGGVFSWVGLDIPPITYIQRLREIIPMTDFWAMLIKAPVFGILVGVTGCYSGMQVRQNAEEVGRRTTSAVVAAIFLVIVLDAFFAVFFSSIGWN from the coding sequence ATGGCGGCCAGCGCGGATTTCGAAACGGACGAAGGAGCCGACGGCGTCGATGTGCGCTTCACGGGGCGCCTGACCCTCGCGCGCCTCGGCGACCTGCCGGCTCGGCTCGACGCGCTCGGCCCGATCGCGGCACTCGATCTTTCAGATGTCGAGCGGATCGACACGGTCGGCGCCTGGATCGTAACCCGCACCGCCCGCGCGCATGATGCCAAAGTCACCGGTGCCAGCGAGGACGCGCAGCGGCTGTTGAAGGCCCTGGCCGAAGACAAGAGCGATTATCGCGTCCACCCCGACCGCCGCCCCATGTGGACACGCATGCTTGAGCAGCTTGGTTCGGCGAGCCTCGGCGTGTGGAACGAATTTATCGGCATTGTCGGCTTCTTCGGCGCGATGATCGTCGCCTTCATCACTCAGCTGCGCGCACGTCGGCGAATCCGCTGGCACGCGATCGTGACGCGGTTCCAGAGCGTTGGGGTCGATGCGCTCCCGATCATCGGTCTGATGAGCTTCCTCATCGGTATTGTCATCGCCCAGCAGGGGGCCGTCCAGCTGCGCCAGTTCGGGTTGGAAGTGTTCACAATCAACCTCGTCGGTCGCGCCTCGATCCGCGAGCTTGGTCTGCTGATGACCGCGATCATGGTCGCGGGCCGGTCAGGATCGGCCTTCGCCGCGCAGATCGGCACGATGAAATTGACCGAAGAGGTCGACGCGATGCGAACGATCGGTGTTTCGCCAATGGAGGCGATCGTGCTCCCACGCGTCGCCGCCTCGACGATCATCATGCCGCTCCTCGGCTTCTACGCCAGCCTGTGCGCGATCATAGGCGGCGGGGTCTTTTCGTGGGTCGGGCTCGACATCCCGCCGATCACCTATATCCAGCGGCTGCGCGAGATCATCCCGATGACCGATTTCTGGGCGATGCTGATCAAGGCCCCGGTGTTTGGCATCCTCGTCGGGGTCACCGGCTGCTATTCGGGGATGCAGGTGCGCCAGAATGCCGAGGAAGTCGGCCGCCGCACCACCTCTGCGGTGGTCGCTGCGATCTTCCTCGTCATCGTCCTCGATGCCTTCTTCGCTGTCTTCTTCTCCTCGATCGGGTGGAACTGA
- a CDS encoding HAD family hydrolase — protein MEVPAVPPVAHRVAMYDMDRTITRAGTYSGFLMHVARRRQPWRLMLLPLVGLAGIAYSLRLIDRAQLKAINLRLLVGKRFSRAEIAPLAESYADKVVARGLHPAALEQIAADRAAGYRLLLATASFHLYVDAIARRLGMDDVLATRLDEADGEDHIHARLSGDNCYGEAKFARITGWLADNAITREDAHIRAYSDHVSDQPMLRFADEAVATTPSRKLRRLAPKMGWQVVDWRRPK, from the coding sequence ATGGAAGTGCCCGCCGTCCCTCCGGTCGCCCACCGCGTCGCCATGTACGACATGGACCGCACGATCACGCGTGCGGGTACCTATAGCGGCTTTTTGATGCACGTCGCGCGGCGCCGGCAACCGTGGCGGCTGATGCTGCTGCCCCTCGTGGGTCTTGCGGGGATTGCCTACTCATTGCGGCTGATCGACCGGGCGCAGCTCAAGGCAATCAACCTTCGCCTCTTGGTCGGCAAACGCTTCAGCCGCGCCGAAATCGCCCCGCTGGCCGAGAGCTATGCCGACAAGGTCGTGGCGCGCGGCCTGCATCCGGCGGCGCTTGAGCAAATCGCGGCCGATCGTGCAGCCGGGTACCGGCTGCTCCTCGCGACCGCCTCCTTTCACCTCTATGTGGACGCGATCGCGCGGCGGCTGGGCATGGATGATGTGCTTGCGACGCGGCTCGACGAAGCCGATGGCGAGGACCATATTCACGCGCGACTGAGCGGCGACAATTGTTATGGCGAGGCGAAGTTCGCGCGCATCACCGGCTGGCTTGCCGACAATGCGATCACGCGCGAAGACGCTCATATTCGCGCCTATTCGGACCATGTTTCCGACCAGCCCATGCTCCGCTTTGCAGACGAAGCGGTTGCGACGACACCGTCTCGCAAGCTACGCCGTCTGGCGCCGAAAATGGGCTGGCAGGTGGTGGATTGGAGACGGCCCAAATAG